The sequence TGAAATAGCAATAATACAGACATCGGCACTATCATTTATGTCATTTAGGCTATCGTAGACTGTTGCCTGGATCTCGTTGGCTAGTTCAGTTGCGGTCTGTTTATTCCGGCTGTAAACGCCCAGGCATTTATGCCCGGCGGCCGAAAGCTTATTTGCGAAAAACCAGGCGGTGTTTCCGCTGCCTATGAGATTGTAGTTCATGAGAGCCTTTCGCGATTAGCAGTGTAGTATTCAAGCATTAAGTTATAAATTCTTTGCTTGAATTCAGCAGTATCATTTAGGGTAAGGCCTGCCGTGGGTATGGGTTCGAGGAAATGAATATGTATTGGACGCGGCCATGCCCAGAGCGATTTATTATGTGGTAATACTTTGCCGGTATTGAATATCAGTCCGGGTACCACGGGACGCTGAGCTTTGATCGCACTGATAAATGCTCCGTCAAAGAATGGTTGCAACGGCTCGTCCGTCTTGTTGCGGGTGCCTTCGGGATACAAGCAGAGATGAACGCCCTTGTCTAGCATTTCGTTCATTTTGCTGAAGCTCTCGGCGCGACTATTTCTATTCTTTCTGTCGACAAGTATTGAGCCCGCTTTGTAAATAACACCGAATATGGGTATGCGCGCCATTTCGGATTTTGCCAGTGTTTTATTTGGGCCAGGTATCCAGGGCGACGATACTGGTATGTCGGCAAGGGAGTTGTGGTTAATGACCACAACATAATGTTCACCTTTCTTGAAGTATTGTTTTCCTTTCCGTCGTACGGGACAAAATACGAGTGGCATGAATACTGCCATCCAGGCTTTGAAAATTGGATGCATTACCCTGGCTCGCTGAGGCTCGGGCAGCAGCGTCGTAAGCCAGATAGGAATAACAACTATCAACATTGTGCAAACGAACAGCAGCAATGCGTATACGAAGTAGATGTGCCCTAAAATATTCTTTACCTGTTTCATCAGTTATTATCCAGCGACCAGTCGATCGGTTTCAGGCCTTTGCTCTGTAGCCATTGGTTAGTCTTGCTAAAATGGCCACTGCCAAAAAAGCCATTGTATGCTGATAATGGAGACGGGTGTGGAGCGGTAAGTATCAGGTGTTTGTTTCGGTCTATGAGTTCCTGTTTGCTTTTGGCAAACGAGCCCCAGAGGATAAATACAACATGATCTTTTTTATCAGAGATGGTTCTGATCACGTCGTTTGTGAATTCGTGCCAGCCTATTTTGCTGTGCGACATCGGTGAGTTGGCCTCGACAGTGAGCGCTGCATTAAGTAATAGTACACCTTGCCGGGCCCATTTTTCAAGATTGCCGTGTGCTGGTATATCGATGCCGAGATCGCTGGACATTTCTTTAAAGATATTAACCAGCGATGGTGGCGGTGCCACGTTTTTGGGTACAGAGAAGCTGAGTCCGTGTGCCTGCCCCGGATTGTGATAGGGGTCTTGTCCTAAGATCACAACTCTCACATCTTCAAACGGCGTGGTATTGAAAGCGTTGAAAATATTACTTCCAGCCGGGTAAATGACTTTGCCAGACTGCTTTGCGTCTTTCAGAAAACTAACGATCTTTTCGAAGTAAGGCTGCGAAAATTCTTTTTGCAGCGCATCTTTCCAGCTCGCTTCTATTTTTACATCCATTGCCAGATGTGGTTAATTCTTTTTTGGTTTGGACGCAGCAGGTTTGGCTTTGCCCGGTTTTGTAGTTGGCGCTGCCTGGGGTTTTTCGTCCTGGCGCAGGATCGTAAAACTGCCACATGCACTTTTAGTCTTTAAATTTTGTGTGAGCGCAACCATAAAAGTGTCAGTAGTTTCAGGTACTATGCTGTAAATAAGCAGGTTGCTTTCTGAGGGGTTATCAAACTTGCGTTCATCGATCCTGAATTTTGCTTTGTCGTAAAGCTCAAAATGCATGTTGCTGGCTTCTTTCGAGCCAATAAAAACCAGCTGGTGCAATTTGCCCTGTGTCAGTACTACCGGAACACCCACGGCTTCTTTCGACTTCATGGTGATCATCATGTCGCGTATAGATACAAAGCCTTGCGGTTTCAAATCGCGTTTTACTTGCTCGGCCTGTACACGCAAAGATGCGTCCATACAGCCCAGCATGTTTTGCTGTGCCTGTGCCAAAGTGGCGAGCGACAGGCCAGCGGCAACGAATACAATTTTCTTCATCATGGAACAGTTAAGAAGCGAAGATAGGGATTTGAACAGGTTTTTGCAGGCGTTTTGGCTGCTTGCAGAAAGCTATAGTATTTCAGCTACGTGCTTTTTTATGTTTTCCGACATCTTTTGCATGGGCAGATCATTGGTGTCGCTGCCAAATGGATCTTCGATCTCTTCGGCAATCACTTCGAGACTCGCTAATACATAGAATACAAGTGCAACGACTGGTATCATCAGGTATCCAAGTGACAGCACGTATCCAAAAGGCAGCGTCATGACATACACAAAAATGAACTTCTTGATGAAGGCGCTGTAGGAGTAGGGTATGGGGGTATTCTTAATGCGTTCGCAAGCGCCACAAATGTCTGTAAAGCTGGTAAGTTCAGGATTAATAAATAACAGTTGTTCACCAGTTAGTATACCCTGTTTTTGTAGTCCAACAGCCTTGTTTTGCAGCATTTTTGCTACCTGGTTAGGAGCGTGTTTGCCATCCTCCATGTGTTTTAGTTCAGGATGCTCCTTCTCATCAAGCGCATAGCGCGTGAATTCAGATTGCAAATGTTCGCGCAGTACCGAGGCGTACATAGGTATCACGCGCTTGAAGTAAGCACGTGTTTCGATGTCTGTTTCTGGAAGAAGCGCATGCAATTTAATCGCGAGATTGCGGCTATTATTTACCAGTGAACCCCAGAGCTTGCGTCCTTCCCACCAGCGATCATAAGCTGTATTTGTACGAAACACCAACAAGAGCGACAACGCAAACCCGAGCAGGTTATGCATCTGATGCAAATTCTTTAGATAGCTCTTTTCCGAAAGATTCAGAAAGTTCAGTTCGAGGTAGGCTACTCCAGCAGCATAGAGTGTTATAATACATATGAGCTTGCCCAGTTTCCTGGCTGTGTCATGCTTGTGAAACTGGAACAGTATGTCGAACCAGTGTTTGGGATCGTAAATGCGCAAGGTTCTGCTATTTTATTAGCGAATTTTTACGTCGAGAAGCTTCTCGTTTTCCAGGTAGCCTTCCAGCTTGTCGTATACGTTTAGAGAGCCAACGCCTGCGGGAGTTCCTGTAAATATGACATCGCCAATGTTTAGCGTAAAAAAACCTGAAACATACTCGATGATCTTGTTGATGTTGAAGATCATGTCTTTGGTATGGCCGTTTTGTACGGTTTCGTCATTCAGCTTCAGCTCGAAGTGGAGATTGTCAAGGTTCATTTCAGGTGTTATTGGTCGCCATTCTCCAAGGGCTGCCGAGCCATCGAAAGATTTAGCTATCTCCCAGGGAAGACCTTTGCTTTTTTGTTTTTGCTGCAAGTCGCGCGCGGTAAAGTCAAGACCCACCGTTATTTCGCTATAATACTTGCGAGCAAATTTCTCCTGGATGTATTTGCCATTCTTGCTGATCTTAACAACCAGTTCGCATTCGTACTGGAGATCATCCGTAAATTCAGGATAGTATAAAGGTTTATCGGGAAGCAGAAGCGCATTTTTAGGTTTCATGAAGATGACCGGTTCGGTCGGTACATCATTATTTAGTTCCTTTGCATGCTCAGCATAGTTTCTACCAATACATATTATTTTCATAGCACAATTGCCAACGTTTATATGAGCCGTGTAAAAATAAAGTTTCCTGACGAAAAACCATTGTTTACTACACCTATACCTGTACGCATCGGTGACATAAACTACGGCAACCACCTCGGAAACGATGCTGTGCTGTCTATAATGCATGAAGCGCGTGTGCAAATGCTGCACAGCTGGGGGTATACTGAGCTCGATGCCGGCGGCAATAGCCTGATAATGGCTGATGTAATGATCGCTTATAAAGGTGAGGCTTTTTATGGTGACACGTTGAATGTCAGCATTTATACCGATGAACTGATGCCCATGTCATTTAATCTGCTGTATCATATCTCTACAACAACCGGCAAACAGGTAGCACATGCCAAAACCGGTATGGCATGTTTTGATTATAACATCCGTAAAATCGCGGTTTTGAAAGACGGACTAAAAAATAGGTTGACAGGTGTTGGTATTTAAAGAGTTTTTTCTCTAACTTTGCAATCCCAAAATGGCGAGGTAGCTCAGATGGTTAGAGCGCAGGATTCATAACCCTGAGGTCACGGGTTCAACTCCCGTCTTCGCTACACAGTCCCAAAAGCCTTTCAGGTCAAAAGCCTTGAAAGGCTTTTTTACTTTACAATAGTATCCCATCACAACCGTTAGTCAGTAATGCTATATAGTGATATTGTCTAATCCGATAAAGAACAATGCTAGATATCCAATAGTGCAAAAAAGTCTTGCTCGTTGATCTCCTTTACTTCGCCGGGTTGTAATTGTGCTAGTTCAAGTTGCTCGATAGATATGCGTATGAGCCTTTTGCAACGGTGTTTTACGGCATGTACCATTTTACGTATCTGGTGGTATTTACCTTCGGTGAGCGTGATACGAAGCCAGGTGTACGGGACATAATCCTGAGGTTCGTAAGGGTTGGCAAATAGTCCTTCCGGTGTGGGGACAATATCCACTTCGCAAGGTGTTGTGGTATAATTAACGCCCCCTTTAATGGTTATGGAGATGCCATTCCGCAAAGCTGTTAAGCTATCCTGGCTTACCGCGTACCGTACTTTTACGAGGTAGGTGCGCTTATGCGGTTTTTCGCTCTGAAATAGCAACCGGGTTACTTTCTTATTTGTAGTTAGCAACAATAAGCCTTCTGACTCTTTATCGAGCCTGCCGATGGCGTGTGTGCCTGCCGGAAACGGGTAGTTGAGGTCGTGCAGCCCTACCATGTCCGTGCCAATGAATTGGGACAGCATATTGCCCGGCTTATTGATAATAAAGTACCGGTGCATAGGGTCTGCAATAGTTTCCCCGTAGTTGGTTTGTTCGGAGACATGAATTTCAGTCACGAAAAATCAGTAGAATCAGCAAAAGTAGTGGAATTGATGGGTTGCATGAGCAACCAACTGCGCATAAATTTTTTTATATATTTATAAATATCCAATGTCGTTAATAACGAAAGGCCGGACAATCATTACTATCTATAATGAACCTGTAGCCATAGCCTTTTAGCTTTTGCAGAAAATTCAAAAGAGTATGGTCTACGCCGTTTGGCAATTCAAATATGATGTTGTTGGGTTTAACTCTTTCTAATGGGAAAGATTGCAGAATGTGTATGTCAAAGCCTTCAACATCGGTAATAATGAAGTCGTAGTCTTTTGTGATAATGCTGTTGAAACTGAGACATTTTACGTTCTCATGGGTTAGATAGTTGTTTGGATCAACTGTTAACCCTTCTTTCCGAATGTTGTCCTGAATGTAAGGAGTGTCGAAATTGTTTATAAGCCGTTCTTTGTCGAAGCTGGCAAGACCTGAAGCCCAACGGGAGTTACTGAAATTGTATTTATACAGCGGTTTTTCGCCCTCTTTATCGTCAATGGCGATGTTCAATAAGTCAATGTTAGGGTTATCTGCATAGGTCGCTTTCAGTTTTTCGAATGCTACAGACTGCGGTTCGATTACAATTCCTTTCCAGTTATATCTTTTAATGAAATAATAGTAGTTATCCCATGTAATACCGTCGTTGGCTCCTACCTGCACGAAACTAATGTTTTTATTTCTCCGGCAATACTCGGCTATCATGTGTTGAATTGTGCCCGGTTGAAATTGTCTCAGTCCCGTTAGCTTATGGATAACCTTTCTTGTTATGTTCATAGAAGATAAAGGTATTGAAAACTGTAAGAAACTGCATAGCTGCTTACTACCTGAAATTCCTACCTCCATGAAATATATCCAACTGCTCTGTACGTTGCTTTTTTAGTCTTTGATCTTTGGTGTCATATTCGGTGCCGTCTTCATCTGCTCTTGACAGGGTTGATAATGCAGACTCGTCTTCTGCTTTAGAAACAGTAAGAAAATTAGAGACGTCATGACAACGACTGACGATAACATGGGTTACCTGGCCTTCGCGTTGCAGTTTGCCTTCAGCCATTAGCAGTTTGGCTCTAACGATCTCTTTGCGGTATTTATCGAATATATGTTTAAATACAACGAGATTAACAACCCCGGTCTCATCTTCAAGCGTGATGAATACAATGCCGCTGGCTGTGCCCGGCCTTTGCCGCACAAGTACCAGGCCTGAAACTTTTATAGGGTCACCATCTTTGTAAGTGTTAAGGTCTTTGCTGGAACGTACATTCAGCATAATAAGTTTATCTCTTGCAAAGCTTACAGGGTGTGCTCTTAACGTTAAGGAAGTAGCGCTGTAATCTTGAAGCACATGTTCAGGCAAGCTCATTTTGGGCAGGGCGATATCTTTCTCTGCAGCATTTTCGATAGGTTGCCCTTCAAACATACCGGTCGGCCGATCATTCAAGGCAGATACATCCCATAGTGCCTGACGCCGCTCTATTCCGAGCGATCTGAAAGCATCGGCATCTGCCAGTTTTTCTAAAGCAGCTTGCGATACGCCTGCATCACGAAGGGATTGAATCGTTGTAAAAGGTTTTTCACGAGCAGCGATAAGTACCTGCATATCTTCTTTGTTTAAACCGGTCACCTGACGGAAACCAAGACGAATAGGATAGTGTTTGCCAGTGTTTTCATCAAGTGTATTATCCCAATATGATTCATTAACATCGACCGGTAATACTGTGACGCCATGCTTTTGAGCATCGTAAATGATCTGTGCAGGCTGGTAGAAACCCATAGGCATGCTATTAAGCAAGGCTGTGGCAAATACATCAGGGTAATAACACTTGATCCAGGACGAGGCATATACAAGTAGAGCAAAGCTCGCAGCGTGGCTTTCAGGAAATCCATAACTACCAAAGCCTTCCAGCTGCTTAAAGACGCGTCTTGCAAATTCTTCTTCGTAGCCGTTGGCTAACATGCCGCTTATTAACTTCTGTTCGAAGTAACTTACCTTGCCCTTAGCTTTAAATGTTGCCATGCTGCGACGCAGCTCATCGGCTTCTGTTGGAGTAAAACCAGCAGCAACTATGGCTATTTCCATAGCTTGCTCCTGGAATAATGGAACGCCTTTTGTTCGAGATAAAATTCCTTCTAGTCGTGGAGGGTAATCAATATCCTCTTCACCATTACGCCGCCTTAAATATGGATGCACCATATCCCCTTGTATGGGGCCGGGTCTTACTATGGCTACTTCAATTACGAGATCATAAAACTCTTTAGGTTTTAATCGTGGCAGCATAGACATCTGTGCCCGGCTTTCTATCTGGAATACACCGATAGTATCAGCTTGGCTGATCATTTCATAGACTTTAGGATCGTCTTCTCCTTTGTTTATGCCGGCTAATGTCAGGTCTTTATTGTAGTGTTGTTTTACAAGATCGAATGCTTTACTCAAACACGTAAGCATGCCTAATGCCAATACGTCTACTTTCAGAAAGCCTAAGGCTTCGATGTCATCTTTGTTCCATTCAATGCAGGTACGATTCTCCATACGTGCATTGAGGATAGGGCAGAGATCAGATAGTTTACCTTGTGTAATAACAAATCCACCGGTGTGTTGTCCCAACTGTCGCGGGAAGCCGACATATTGATAGGTTAGGTCTAATACTTTAAATAAATGCGGATCATTGGCATCAAAGCCTTCGGCAGTGATGCGTTTGCCGTCAAACCATTCATCTGTAAATTCCCATAACGAACTGGACAAGCGGTTAATAGCGTCTACAGACATGCCCATTGCTTTGGCTACATCACGTATGGCTCCTTTTGAATGTACGGTAGTTACAGTAGCGACTATACCTGCCCGGTCACGGCCATACTTGCCATAAATATATTGCATTACTTCCTCTCTGCGTTCGTGCTCAAAGTCTACATCTATATCCGGTGGTTCATCCCTTGCATCTGACATGAAGCGAGCGAATAATACATTGAATTTGGAAGGGTCGACAGAGGTAATGCCCAGGCAATAACAAACCACTGAGTTAGCAGCTGAGCCACGTCCCTGGCAAAGGATTTTTTCTTCTCTTGCAAAGCTTACAAAATCATGAACTGTCAAAAAATAAGAAGCGTAGTTCTTACGTTCTATGAAATCCAGCTCCATTTCGAGGGTTTTCCTGATCTTTTCAGGAATGTTATTTTCAAACCTTTCATTAGCTCCTTCCCATGTCAAGTGTACTAGTTCTTCTTGTGGTGTACGACCTTCTGTTGTGAGTTCTTCCGGGTATACATACTTTAGTTCGCTAAGGGAGAATTGACAGGCGTTTGCAATTTCCTGCGTCCGTTCTATTGCATCAGGGTATTCCCTGAAAACACGATGCATTTCCTTGATAGGTTTTAGATATCGTTCGGCATTTTGATGTAAACGAAATCCTGCATTATAGATCGTACACTTCTCACGGATGCAGGTCAATACGTCCTGCAATTCTCTACGCTCCAGGTTATGGTAATACACATCGTTAGTAGCAACCATTGGGATGTCTAATTCCTCTGCTAGTTGAGCGATGCGGTAGAGTCTTTTGTTGTCATTTGCCTGGTAAGTACGAACAGTTCCGAGGTATAGAGCATTCCCGAAATGTCTTCGGTATTCTTTAAGAGTTGCTTTGAATAGAGGTTCAAACTCAAATTGCTCATTGAGAGATGCCGGCGGAATCACAATGAGTTTCATGTCCTTTGCATGGGCATAAACATCTGCCTTGTACAGGTGGCAATCACCTTTTTCGGTACGTAGATTGCCTATAGACAGTAACCCGGAAAGTCGCGAATAAGCATCTTTGTTAGTAGGATAGACTAGCATACTGTATCCATCCAGCAAATTCAATCGACATGCAGGAATGATCTGGATGTCTTTACCCTTTGCTGCAGCATGAGCACGTACAATACCTGCCAGTGTATTATGATCGGTGATAGCAATTTTTTTATAGCCCAGAGCTATTGCCTGCTCTATCATTTCTTCGGGGTGCGAAGCGCCTCTTAGAAAGCTAAAATTGGTTGTTACCTGTAACTCTGTGTATTCCATCCTTCACATTTTCTATGCAAAAAATCCATGAAGAAACCATTTGGGTTCGTTGCCAGTGTAAGGTCCAAGTCTAAATAGCCAATAGCGGGCGCCATCGTTATCTTCTACGCAGTAGTAATCACGATAATGTCCATTGCGCAGCCACCATTCCTGTTCTATCCGTTCAGGACCATCGGCTTTACTTATGTTGTGCAGTTTGCCTTTGTACTTGAATAACATTGGTGGATAGTCAGGCATCTGTACGGTGACATCAATAAGTTCAGGCTTGGGCAGAAGGTTGACGGGGCGGGGCATATCAATACGCCATTCGGTTGTTGGTTTTTCCTGCAAGGATGTGGCTAGCTTTGCAGCCCGTTCGGGCCAGTAGCTTTCGTTAGGTAGATACCGGCGAATGGTATCCATGCCTGTTTTTCCGGCTATCCTGTCCAGCAATTCTGCTACAGCCCGGTTGTCGCTGGCTGTGGTGCTATTCCATAGCGCATCCTGTGCGCTGGTGAGGTCTTCAACAATAGGCGCTTCCAGTATAAATAGTTCAATGCCCAAATCGGGTTCTATCTGTACTATCTTATTCTCAAATAGTTTGGATAGGTGTTTTACATTTCTTGAAGGACGATTAGTGCCAATATCGATCTGCTGAATGTTGCCATCAATACGGTAGCCCTTGAATACACAACGCCTTAGTCCCTTGTCTTCTTTCTCCAAACGCTCACATAACTTTTCCACCAATTGCTGCAATGCTATCTCAATTCCTGTTGCTGTACGAATAGGCTCGAGGCAAGGCAGACGTTCCTGGTAAGGCTCTATAGGTCTGACCGGCAGAATAGATTCCATTTCCTGTCCTAATGCCTGATCTAGCTTCTGTAATAAGATTTGCCCAAAGCGGCGACGCAAGGCTGTGCGTGGCATCCTGATAAAGCTGCCTATTGTGTGCAGCCCTAGTTTATTTAGCCGTTCAAGAATAACGGGTTCTAAGCGCAAAGCTGCAGGTGGTAATGGTAACAAAGCATCCAGCTGTCGGTCGGATTTGATGATAGGTGTTATCTGCCCAAACCGTGAAATAGCCCAGGCAGTGCCTGCAGTATCAGCCATTGCAGCTCGCACATGGTAACCAAAGCCGCTGAGCCGGTTGATCATGTCTTTTAAGTAAGCCTGTTCGCCACCCCATAAATGTGAGCAACCACTTGCATCAAGTATCAGTCCATCGGGCAGGTCAAGTGCAACGATAGGAGTGTAACGTATGCACCATTCTGTCAGTGCATTCAGCAGTTTATCATCCTGTCCAGGTATATCATCCAGCACTTGCAAAGAGGGTAGGATAGCTTTACAGTCGGCAACTACCATGTTGGGGTAAATGCCTTTGGCCTGTGCTTCTGCGCTTGCCGACCTGACTACCATTCTCCCGCGTTCGGGAGCGGCAAGTACAAAGGGCACTCCCTTTAACTCCGGCCGTCGGCGGATCATCCAGTCCGTCACTAAATGACGAAACCATATGGCAACATATCGCTTTGCCATATTAACCGGTTTTAAGTCTTTGGTTTTTAATGATGGAGAATCTCTGCGGAGCGATAGAGTGAAATTGGCCACCTCTCCATTCAAACTGCCAGGAGCCGGGCTTGCCGTTCCTGACTTTAACCAGTTGTACCTCCCAACGTGGAAACCCCACGCCAGGCATATCTCCTGTTATGCTTGATACAGGTTTGATCATCCAGCGCGTAGTGCAGGCTACTGTATTTTCGCTTCGTGGTTGGTAGCGATGAATAAAGCCAGTGACATTACTGCTTTCTACGGCTAGTTGCAGCCGTCTTGATTCTGTAAATCCAAGCTCGCTTAATTCGCCTATCACAACAGAGATATCCTCGCATTTCAATCCCTCTTCTATAGCCCACAATACTTGTTTGGGCCTTTCCAGGTCGATGAAGATGATCCGTTCAGGATCTATTCCAAAGAGCTTTAGAGCTGGTGGGTAGATCGTACGGCGTGTACTGATCCACAAGCACGGCCCTTTC comes from Polluticoccus soli and encodes:
- a CDS encoding bestrophin family protein, whose translation is MRIYDPKHWFDILFQFHKHDTARKLGKLICIITLYAAGVAYLELNFLNLSEKSYLKNLHQMHNLLGFALSLLLVFRTNTAYDRWWEGRKLWGSLVNNSRNLAIKLHALLPETDIETRAYFKRVIPMYASVLREHLQSEFTRYALDEKEHPELKHMEDGKHAPNQVAKMLQNKAVGLQKQGILTGEQLLFINPELTSFTDICGACERIKNTPIPYSYSAFIKKFIFVYVMTLPFGYVLSLGYLMIPVVALVFYVLASLEVIAEEIEDPFGSDTNDLPMQKMSENIKKHVAEIL
- a CDS encoding acyl-CoA thioesterase encodes the protein MSRVKIKFPDEKPLFTTPIPVRIGDINYGNHLGNDAVLSIMHEARVQMLHSWGYTELDAGGNSLIMADVMIAYKGEAFYGDTLNVSIYTDELMPMSFNLLYHISTTTGKQVAHAKTGMACFDYNIRKIAVLKDGLKNRLTGVGI
- the ung gene encoding uracil-DNA glycosylase; translated protein: MDVKIEASWKDALQKEFSQPYFEKIVSFLKDAKQSGKVIYPAGSNIFNAFNTTPFEDVRVVILGQDPYHNPGQAHGLSFSVPKNVAPPPSLVNIFKEMSSDLGIDIPAHGNLEKWARQGVLLLNAALTVEANSPMSHSKIGWHEFTNDVIRTISDKKDHVVFILWGSFAKSKQELIDRNKHLILTAPHPSPLSAYNGFFGSGHFSKTNQWLQSKGLKPIDWSLDNN
- a CDS encoding FkbM family methyltransferase; protein product: MNITRKVIHKLTGLRQFQPGTIQHMIAEYCRRNKNISFVQVGANDGITWDNYYYFIKRYNWKGIVIEPQSVAFEKLKATYADNPNIDLLNIAIDDKEGEKPLYKYNFSNSRWASGLASFDKERLINNFDTPYIQDNIRKEGLTVDPNNYLTHENVKCLSFNSIITKDYDFIITDVEGFDIHILQSFPLERVKPNNIIFELPNGVDHTLLNFLQKLKGYGYRFIIDSNDCPAFRY
- a CDS encoding pseudouridine synthase encodes the protein MHRYFIINKPGNMLSQFIGTDMVGLHDLNYPFPAGTHAIGRLDKESEGLLLLTTNKKVTRLLFQSEKPHKRTYLVKVRYAVSQDSLTALRNGISITIKGGVNYTTTPCEVDIVPTPEGLFANPYEPQDYVPYTWLRITLTEGKYHQIRKMVHAVKHRCKRLIRISIEQLELAQLQPGEVKEINEQDFFALLDI
- a CDS encoding fumarylacetoacetate hydrolase family protein; amino-acid sequence: MKIICIGRNYAEHAKELNNDVPTEPVIFMKPKNALLLPDKPLYYPEFTDDLQYECELVVKISKNGKYIQEKFARKYYSEITVGLDFTARDLQQKQKSKGLPWEIAKSFDGSAALGEWRPITPEMNLDNLHFELKLNDETVQNGHTKDMIFNINKIIEYVSGFFTLNIGDVIFTGTPAGVGSLNVYDKLEGYLENEKLLDVKIR
- a CDS encoding Y-family DNA polymerase, which encodes MAKRYVAIWFRHLVTDWMIRRRPELKGVPFVLAAPERGRMVVRSASAEAQAKGIYPNMVVADCKAILPSLQVLDDIPGQDDKLLNALTEWCIRYTPIVALDLPDGLILDASGCSHLWGGEQAYLKDMINRLSGFGYHVRAAMADTAGTAWAISRFGQITPIIKSDRQLDALLPLPPAALRLEPVILERLNKLGLHTIGSFIRMPRTALRRRFGQILLQKLDQALGQEMESILPVRPIEPYQERLPCLEPIRTATGIEIALQQLVEKLCERLEKEDKGLRRCVFKGYRIDGNIQQIDIGTNRPSRNVKHLSKLFENKIVQIEPDLGIELFILEAPIVEDLTSAQDALWNSTTASDNRAVAELLDRIAGKTGMDTIRRYLPNESYWPERAAKLATSLQEKPTTEWRIDMPRPVNLLPKPELIDVTVQMPDYPPMLFKYKGKLHNISKADGPERIEQEWWLRNGHYRDYYCVEDNDGARYWLFRLGPYTGNEPKWFLHGFFA
- a CDS encoding lysophospholipid acyltransferase family protein, which codes for MKQVKNILGHIYFVYALLLFVCTMLIVVIPIWLTTLLPEPQRARVMHPIFKAWMAVFMPLVFCPVRRKGKQYFKKGEHYVVVINHNSLADIPVSSPWIPGPNKTLAKSEMARIPIFGVIYKAGSILVDRKNRNSRAESFSKMNEMLDKGVHLCLYPEGTRNKTDEPLQPFFDGAFISAIKAQRPVVPGLIFNTGKVLPHNKSLWAWPRPIHIHFLEPIPTAGLTLNDTAEFKQRIYNLMLEYYTANRERLS
- a CDS encoding error-prone DNA polymerase; this translates as MEYTELQVTTNFSFLRGASHPEEMIEQAIALGYKKIAITDHNTLAGIVRAHAAAKGKDIQIIPACRLNLLDGYSMLVYPTNKDAYSRLSGLLSIGNLRTEKGDCHLYKADVYAHAKDMKLIVIPPASLNEQFEFEPLFKATLKEYRRHFGNALYLGTVRTYQANDNKRLYRIAQLAEELDIPMVATNDVYYHNLERRELQDVLTCIREKCTIYNAGFRLHQNAERYLKPIKEMHRVFREYPDAIERTQEIANACQFSLSELKYVYPEELTTEGRTPQEELVHLTWEGANERFENNIPEKIRKTLEMELDFIERKNYASYFLTVHDFVSFAREEKILCQGRGSAANSVVCYCLGITSVDPSKFNVLFARFMSDARDEPPDIDVDFEHERREEVMQYIYGKYGRDRAGIVATVTTVHSKGAIRDVAKAMGMSVDAINRLSSSLWEFTDEWFDGKRITAEGFDANDPHLFKVLDLTYQYVGFPRQLGQHTGGFVITQGKLSDLCPILNARMENRTCIEWNKDDIEALGFLKVDVLALGMLTCLSKAFDLVKQHYNKDLTLAGINKGEDDPKVYEMISQADTIGVFQIESRAQMSMLPRLKPKEFYDLVIEVAIVRPGPIQGDMVHPYLRRRNGEEDIDYPPRLEGILSRTKGVPLFQEQAMEIAIVAAGFTPTEADELRRSMATFKAKGKVSYFEQKLISGMLANGYEEEFARRVFKQLEGFGSYGFPESHAASFALLVYASSWIKCYYPDVFATALLNSMPMGFYQPAQIIYDAQKHGVTVLPVDVNESYWDNTLDENTGKHYPIRLGFRQVTGLNKEDMQVLIAAREKPFTTIQSLRDAGVSQAALEKLADADAFRSLGIERRQALWDVSALNDRPTGMFEGQPIENAAEKDIALPKMSLPEHVLQDYSATSLTLRAHPVSFARDKLIMLNVRSSKDLNTYKDGDPIKVSGLVLVRQRPGTASGIVFITLEDETGVVNLVVFKHIFDKYRKEIVRAKLLMAEGKLQREGQVTHVIVSRCHDVSNFLTVSKAEDESALSTLSRADEDGTEYDTKDQRLKKQRTEQLDIFHGGRNFR
- a CDS encoding ImuA family protein, which codes for MGLLAAKRDIVQQLQKEVLSLQQSKKPVVDKPLNIGLGELLSAFPNKTFPTGTVHEFISPNIEYAAATNGFICGLLDQLMLQKGPCLWISTRRTIYPPALKLFGIDPERIIFIDLERPKQVLWAIEEGLKCEDISVVIGELSELGFTESRRLQLAVESSNVTGFIHRYQPRSENTVACTTRWMIKPVSSITGDMPGVGFPRWEVQLVKVRNGKPGSWQFEWRGGQFHSIAPQRFSIIKNQRLKTG